The Fictibacillus arsenicus genome contains a region encoding:
- a CDS encoding organic hydroperoxide resistance protein, whose product MEKLYTAKATAEGGRAGTVKSEDGVLNHQLAMPKGLGGSGDESATNPEQLFAAGYAACFDSALNLVARQSKKRIESKVTAEVSIGKDTDGGFKLGVVLHVGVSGVSQEEAQELVQTAHGVCPYSKATKGNIDVELNTEVL is encoded by the coding sequence ATGGAAAAGTTATATACAGCTAAAGCAACAGCAGAAGGTGGACGAGCGGGAACGGTGAAAAGCGAGGATGGAGTATTAAACCATCAGTTAGCCATGCCAAAAGGACTTGGTGGATCTGGAGACGAGAGTGCAACCAATCCCGAACAATTATTCGCAGCTGGTTACGCAGCTTGCTTTGACTCCGCGTTAAACCTTGTGGCGAGACAATCCAAAAAACGGATTGAATCCAAAGTAACCGCTGAAGTTTCAATCGGAAAAGATACAGATGGCGGCTTTAAGCTGGGGGTCGTGCTTCATGTAGGGGTCAGCGGAGTATCACAAGAGGAAGCTCAAGAACTTGTTCAAACAGCACATGGCGTTTGCCCTTACTCAAAGGCAACAAAAGGAAATATTGATGTAGAATTAAATACAGAAGTATTGTAA
- a CDS encoding MarR family winged helix-turn-helix transcriptional regulator: MNEGKESIMEDQNPLLLESQICFKIYTLEREITKLYRNLLQDLDMTYPQYLVMLLLWEKDGMTVKEIGKRLFLDSGTLTPMLKRMEANGIIKRRRSTEDERSVIISLTKKGEQLKQKAECIPSKLVEDMSLDHGELPTLNKTLTNMLYRLQGQTTSN, from the coding sequence ATGAATGAAGGAAAGGAATCGATTATGGAAGATCAAAACCCCTTGTTATTAGAAAGCCAAATTTGCTTTAAAATTTACACGCTTGAACGTGAAATCACGAAATTGTATAGAAACTTGTTACAAGATCTGGATATGACGTATCCTCAATATTTAGTCATGCTGCTGCTTTGGGAAAAAGATGGGATGACCGTTAAAGAAATAGGAAAACGATTGTTTTTGGATTCGGGCACCTTAACACCGATGCTGAAACGAATGGAGGCTAATGGAATAATTAAAAGAAGACGATCAACTGAAGACGAGAGAAGTGTCATTATTTCATTAACAAAGAAAGGTGAACAATTAAAACAAAAAGCAGAATGCATTCCTTCTAAATTAGTGGAAGATATGTCGTTGGATCATGGGGAATTACCGACACTGAATAAAACGCTGACAAATATGCTCTACAGGCTGCAAGGGCAGACCACTAGTAATTAA
- a CDS encoding Ger(x)C family spore germination C-terminal domain-containing protein has translation MEKDAQRIIKIFQDNDVDPLGLEAKYEAHYRDFKLKEWEALYPDVKVNVNVDLNINHTGIIE, from the coding sequence ATTGAAAAAGATGCACAAAGAATTATAAAAATCTTTCAGGATAACGATGTAGATCCTTTAGGTTTAGAGGCAAAATATGAAGCTCATTATCGGGATTTTAAATTAAAAGAATGGGAAGCTTTGTATCCCGATGTTAAAGTTAACGTCAATGTGGACCTTAACATTAACCATACAGGTATTATTGAATAA
- a CDS encoding alpha/beta fold hydrolase, with protein sequence MAYFETADGVSLSYRVKGDGVPIIFIHPPLLTSENFTYQEDELSKIYKVITFDIRGHGKSYYSSSPLTYPLIVEDIKQLLDHLGIDKAYVSGYSTGGSIVLEFLLTLPDRALGGIIISGMSEAHGVLKDKIELGRSLAAQDAVPLIALSVSKTNSNNNEIFRLLFTSSMKGNAINIEQYYSYSAEYNCTNQLLNIDLPILLVYGKKDRQFHPYAKILHKKLKHNELKIVDNVKHQIPTKAADELNLYMKEFIMSLTAN encoded by the coding sequence ATGGCTTACTTTGAAACAGCAGATGGCGTTTCTTTATCTTATCGTGTTAAAGGAGACGGGGTGCCCATCATATTTATCCACCCTCCCCTGCTTACATCTGAAAACTTCACTTATCAGGAAGATGAATTATCAAAAATATATAAGGTAATCACTTTTGATATTAGAGGCCATGGTAAAAGTTATTATTCAAGTTCTCCTCTTACGTATCCACTAATTGTAGAGGATATTAAACAGCTCCTGGATCATCTCGGTATTGATAAAGCCTATGTAAGTGGATATTCGACCGGCGGTTCTATTGTCTTGGAGTTCTTACTTACACTGCCAGATCGAGCTCTTGGCGGGATCATCATAAGCGGCATGTCTGAAGCACATGGTGTCTTAAAAGATAAAATTGAGCTGGGGAGATCTCTTGCTGCCCAGGATGCCGTACCGCTTATTGCATTATCTGTTTCCAAGACGAACTCAAATAACAACGAGATATTCCGACTGCTATTTACATCATCAATGAAGGGTAATGCAATAAATATCGAGCAGTATTATTCTTACAGTGCAGAATACAATTGCACAAATCAGCTCTTGAACATTGATCTGCCAATTCTTCTCGTTTACGGGAAGAAAGACCGCCAGTTTCATCCATATGCCAAGATATTGCATAAAAAATTGAAACACAATGAATTAAAAATCGTTGACAATGTAAAGCACCAGATACCAACAAAAGCTGCTGATGAGCTGAATCTGTACATGAAAGAATTTATCATGAGCTTAACAGCAAATTAA
- a CDS encoding spore coat protein yields the protein MPNQDQNQMQNGAQKPQNMMGNQAMNKNHGGHELFDAHEVIAGIISMLDQYQMYDQHIKDPILKDINHRQAAFLTQMYNTIVDCFSTGQDPEVPTQQYKMNQDNNVVYGIKPGAPKKPNQSVNDLSDQGLSAYMLGNTKSLATLLAMTALEMTNPVLRRVVADSVPNFIEMSYEIFLYQNKHGYYQVPQLKDQDMTAMLQSYAQAPQQNNPGNMPN from the coding sequence ATGCCTAACCAAGATCAAAATCAAATGCAAAACGGAGCTCAAAAGCCGCAAAATATGATGGGAAATCAAGCTATGAATAAAAACCATGGCGGCCACGAGCTGTTTGATGCGCATGAAGTCATTGCCGGCATCATCAGCATGCTTGATCAATATCAAATGTATGATCAGCACATTAAGGACCCGATCTTAAAAGATATCAACCACCGCCAGGCTGCATTTCTAACCCAAATGTATAATACAATCGTTGATTGTTTCAGTACTGGACAAGACCCGGAAGTTCCGACTCAGCAATACAAAATGAACCAGGATAACAATGTTGTTTATGGCATTAAGCCGGGAGCTCCGAAAAAGCCAAATCAATCTGTGAACGATCTTTCCGACCAAGGATTATCTGCTTACATGTTAGGAAACACAAAGTCATTAGCTACGCTATTAGCCATGACAGCACTTGAGATGACCAACCCTGTATTACGCCGTGTTGTCGCAGATAGTGTTCCAAACTTTATTGAAATGAGTTACGAGATCTTTTTATATCAAAATAAACATGGATATTATCAGGTTCCGCAATTGAAAGATCAAGATATGACTGCGATGCTTCAAAGTTATGCTCAAGCTCCACAGCAAAACAATCCTGGGAATATGCCTAATTAA
- a CDS encoding DHH family phosphoesterase, with amino-acid sequence MIHLFSHNDLDGKSCGYLAQLAFGDNCKISYCSHGTINDRVEQLLDNPKERKTEIIITDIAVNEELMMRLDERSNAGGKVKLIDHHATALHFNGFDWGHVQVRYDDDRLTCATSLFYEYLLENGKLKDTGALKEYVELVRLYDTWEWFDQKVEAKRLNDLFFILPPDKFEAQIMERLKGDSFEFSETETTILDLEEENIADYIKKKQRQMVEIWDTWSLGEGSEEKTYKIGILHAERYHSELGNEINRENPHLDLIVILNIANKRIGLRTIHEEVDCSIYAKQYGGGGHPKASGGTMTPEAFEKFVVAAFQEQPRRIDAPKNEQNVKENPDGTMYVNKYQDVSKIYSDDNETWLITHKTHPVDETFDSFQSAENYVKRHFEGWLMRDDEVNNN; translated from the coding sequence ATGATTCATTTATTTTCACACAATGATTTAGACGGTAAATCGTGCGGTTACTTGGCACAGCTTGCATTTGGAGACAACTGCAAAATATCATATTGTTCTCATGGTACGATCAACGACCGTGTGGAACAGCTTCTGGATAACCCAAAAGAACGAAAAACAGAAATTATTATTACAGATATCGCTGTAAACGAAGAATTAATGATGCGTCTGGACGAACGTTCCAATGCTGGTGGAAAAGTTAAACTGATCGACCATCATGCAACAGCACTTCACTTTAACGGATTTGACTGGGGACATGTTCAAGTTCGCTATGACGATGATCGTCTGACTTGTGCAACTTCTCTTTTTTATGAATATTTATTGGAGAACGGCAAACTGAAAGACACAGGCGCTCTAAAAGAATATGTAGAGCTGGTCAGACTTTATGACACGTGGGAATGGTTTGATCAAAAGGTTGAAGCAAAACGTCTTAATGACCTATTCTTCATTCTTCCTCCTGATAAGTTTGAAGCACAGATCATGGAACGCCTAAAGGGTGACTCATTCGAGTTCTCTGAAACGGAAACAACGATCCTTGATTTAGAAGAAGAAAACATCGCTGATTACATTAAAAAAAAGCAGCGGCAAATGGTTGAGATCTGGGACACTTGGTCTTTAGGTGAAGGATCTGAAGAGAAGACTTACAAGATCGGTATTCTGCATGCTGAACGTTATCATTCAGAACTAGGCAACGAGATCAATCGTGAGAACCCTCACTTAGATCTTATCGTGATCTTGAATATCGCAAACAAACGGATTGGACTGCGTACCATTCATGAAGAAGTGGATTGCTCGATTTACGCGAAGCAGTATGGCGGCGGCGGACATCCTAAAGCATCTGGAGGAACAATGACACCAGAAGCTTTTGAGAAGTTTGTTGTGGCAGCTTTCCAAGAACAGCCGCGAAGAATTGATGCACCGAAGAACGAACAAAACGTTAAAGAAAACCCTGATGGAACCATGTACGTGAATAAATACCAGGACGTTTCAAAGATCTACTCAGATGATAACGAAACTTGGCTGATCACACATAAAACCCATCCAGTCGATGAAACGTTTGATAGTTTCCAATCAGCTGAAAACTATGTGAAACGCCATTTTGAAGGCTGGCTGATGCGTGATGATGAAGTAAACAATAATTAA